One Flagellimonas sp. CMM7 genomic region harbors:
- the gcvT gene encoding glycine cleavage system aminomethyltransferase GcvT, whose product MKTIALSETHISLGAKMVSFAGYNMPVSYEGVNIEHETVRKAVGVFDVSHMGEFLIEGPKALDLIQKVTSNDASKLVIGKAQYSCFPNETGGIVDDLIVYKIKEETYLLVVNASNIEKDWNHISKYNEAIGATMKDLSDEYSLLAIQGPKAVDAMQSLSSVNLSDIKFYNFVVGDFAGIEHVIISATGYTGSGGFEIYCKNSEVKQVWDKVLEAGANFGIKPIGLAARDTLRLEMGYCLYGNDIDDTTSPLEAGLGWVTKFTKDFVNSEALAKEKEEGVKRKLIAFQIEEKGIPRNGYVILNEEGDEIGKVTSGTMSPSLSKGIGLGYVTKENSKVDSSIYIQIRKNQVPATIVKLPFYKS is encoded by the coding sequence ATGAAAACTATTGCATTAAGTGAAACACATATTTCTTTAGGAGCTAAAATGGTTTCTTTTGCTGGGTATAATATGCCAGTATCTTATGAAGGTGTGAATATTGAACATGAAACGGTTAGAAAGGCTGTTGGTGTATTTGATGTTTCTCACATGGGTGAATTTCTTATTGAAGGGCCAAAAGCTTTGGATTTGATTCAAAAAGTAACTTCTAATGATGCTTCCAAACTAGTGATTGGTAAGGCCCAATATAGCTGTTTCCCAAATGAGACAGGCGGAATTGTTGATGATTTGATCGTTTATAAGATAAAAGAAGAAACATACTTATTGGTCGTAAATGCTTCAAATATTGAAAAAGATTGGAATCATATTTCAAAATACAATGAAGCAATTGGCGCCACCATGAAAGACTTATCTGATGAGTATTCCTTATTGGCCATACAAGGACCAAAAGCAGTTGATGCCATGCAATCCCTATCATCCGTTAATCTTTCTGATATAAAATTCTACAACTTTGTTGTTGGTGACTTTGCAGGAATAGAACATGTTATTATTTCGGCAACAGGTTATACCGGTTCTGGAGGCTTTGAGATTTATTGTAAAAATTCTGAAGTAAAACAAGTCTGGGACAAGGTCTTAGAAGCCGGAGCCAATTTTGGAATAAAACCTATTGGTTTAGCAGCTCGCGACACCTTACGATTGGAAATGGGTTATTGCCTCTATGGCAATGATATTGATGACACTACCTCTCCGTTGGAAGCAGGATTAGGATGGGTGACCAAATTCACAAAAGATTTTGTCAATAGTGAAGCTTTGGCAAAAGAAAAAGAAGAAGGAGTCAAAAGAAAATTGATTGCCTTCCAAATAGAAGAAAAAGGTATTCCAAGGAATGGGTACGTTATACTGAATGAAGAAGGTGATGAAATTGGGAAAGTCACATCTGGCACCATGTCCCCTTCCCTTTCAAAAGGAATTGGTTTGGGATATGTTACTAAAGAAAACTCAAAAGTAGATAGCAGTATATATATTCAGATAAGAAAAAATCAAGTTCCTGCCACCATTGTAAAACTTCCATTTTATAAGTCATAA
- a CDS encoding iron-containing alcohol dehydrogenase family protein gives MKTEHNLKKKEITSNQNTSYRNFPMVPRVVFGQGSFNQLGDVLLPKRHNSEAPFIFLIDDFFEGKELVGRIPLLFNDEVIFISAEEEPKTEQVDALVTRIRETFEEPPSGIIGIGGGTLLDLAKAVAILLNNKGKAQDYQGWDLVSKPSLYHVGIPTISGTGAEVSRTTVLLGPEKKLGINSDFTTYDQVILDPDLTNTVPKEQWFYTGMDCFIHCIESLNGTYLNAFSQSYGEKALELCKEVFLEDISVTESRDKLMMASWHGGMSIAYSQVGIAHAMSYGLSYLLGIKHGIGNCLVFQHLEEFYPEGVQLFYRMIEKHKIHLPQGVCANLTQNDFDILVSVALGMEALWENALGKDWKDIMTAERLQEIYQKI, from the coding sequence ATGAAGACAGAGCACAATTTGAAGAAAAAGGAAATAACATCAAATCAGAACACTTCGTACCGCAATTTCCCCATGGTACCGAGAGTAGTTTTTGGTCAGGGAAGTTTTAATCAATTGGGTGATGTATTATTACCTAAACGCCATAATTCTGAAGCCCCTTTTATTTTTTTAATAGATGATTTTTTTGAAGGTAAAGAACTGGTGGGACGCATTCCATTACTATTTAATGATGAGGTGATCTTTATATCTGCCGAGGAAGAACCTAAAACGGAACAAGTAGATGCCCTAGTAACAAGAATAAGAGAAACGTTTGAAGAACCACCATCTGGAATTATAGGCATAGGAGGCGGTACTCTTTTAGATTTAGCCAAGGCTGTTGCCATACTTTTAAATAACAAAGGCAAAGCTCAGGATTACCAAGGTTGGGATTTGGTTAGTAAACCATCTTTGTACCATGTTGGAATTCCTACAATTAGTGGAACAGGAGCAGAAGTTTCCAGGACAACCGTTCTGTTGGGTCCAGAGAAAAAACTTGGGATCAATTCTGACTTTACTACATATGACCAAGTCATCCTAGACCCAGATTTAACTAATACAGTACCAAAAGAACAATGGTTTTACACAGGTATGGACTGCTTTATCCATTGTATAGAATCATTGAACGGAACATACCTAAACGCATTTAGTCAAAGTTATGGAGAGAAAGCACTTGAGCTCTGCAAGGAAGTTTTTTTAGAAGATATTTCAGTTACGGAGTCAAGAGATAAATTAATGATGGCTTCATGGCATGGAGGCATGAGTATTGCTTATTCCCAAGTGGGTATTGCCCATGCAATGAGCTATGGACTTTCCTATCTTCTTGGTATTAAACATGGGATTGGAAACTGTTTGGTGTTTCAACATCTTGAAGAATTCTACCCAGAAGGAGTTCAGTTGTTCTATAGAATGATTGAAAAACATAAGATTCATCTTCCGCAGGGAGTTTGTGCCAATTTAACACAGAATGATTTTGATATTTTAGTGAGCGTCGCCCTGGGCATGGAAGCGCTATGGGAAAATGCACTTGGAAAAGACTGGAAGGATATTATGACAGCAGAACGTCTTCAAGAGATTTATCAAAAAATATAG
- a CDS encoding HAD family hydrolase → MEIDFNDIKVIGFDADDTLWVNETYFRETEERFAELLEGYETKNKVDQELFKMEMENLALYGYGVKGFVLSMIESALDLSNNKIPQEIILEILNLGKKMISHPVELLDGVEEVLSKLVDKYRLIVLTKGDLLDQERKLEKSGISKYFHHVEVLSDKKESNYRNLLEHLEINVREFLMIGNSLKSDVLPILNIGATAIHVPFHTTWAHEMVTDAEQVNNHLKLNSLKDILKYLDN, encoded by the coding sequence ATGGAAATAGATTTTAACGATATTAAAGTAATTGGCTTTGATGCCGATGATACCCTATGGGTTAATGAAACCTATTTTAGGGAAACCGAAGAACGTTTTGCAGAATTGTTAGAGGGCTATGAAACTAAAAATAAAGTGGATCAAGAGCTTTTTAAAATGGAGATGGAAAACTTGGCGCTTTATGGTTATGGTGTAAAAGGGTTTGTACTTTCCATGATAGAATCCGCACTGGATTTATCTAACAATAAAATTCCACAAGAAATTATTTTAGAAATTTTAAATCTGGGAAAAAAGATGATTTCCCATCCAGTAGAATTATTGGATGGTGTTGAGGAAGTACTGAGCAAGTTAGTTGATAAATACAGGTTAATAGTGCTTACTAAAGGAGATTTGCTAGATCAGGAGCGGAAATTGGAGAAATCGGGAATTTCTAAATACTTTCATCATGTAGAAGTGCTTAGTGATAAAAAAGAGAGCAACTACCGTAACTTGTTAGAGCATTTAGAGATTAATGTCCGTGAGTTTTTAATGATAGGAAATTCTTTAAAGTCAGATGTATTACCTATATTGAATATTGGGGCAACTGCGATTCATGTGCCATTCCATACAACTTGGGCACATGAAATGGTTACAGATGCGGAACAGGTGAACAATCACTTGAAGTTGAATAGCTTAAAAGACATTTTGAAGTATTTGGATAACTGA
- a CDS encoding sugar nucleotide-binding protein has protein sequence MDKKKILILGASGFIGNAIYKELCSYFDTYGTYCSNTSFSKNQQFYRYDLEEDDIFRVLEKVNPDFIISALRGNFGAQIQAHQHLMEYLLNHESKLYFISSANVFDAYSKFPSYESDKTLSESVYGRLKIKIENMMMRLPKEKTAILRVPMVFGNTSPRVKEIRTYLESNEPIEVFPNLIINVTNDDKLTQQIHYLINRDKSGIFHLGSIDLIQHEEFIKEIIKRIGNFHPLLKRVFTTNEDRYLAALPKDNKLPKNLRIHYQDIIDHHVTVD, from the coding sequence TTGGATAAAAAAAAGATACTTATACTTGGAGCAAGTGGTTTTATAGGCAATGCTATCTACAAAGAACTCTGCTCCTACTTTGATACATATGGCACTTATTGCTCCAACACTTCTTTCTCAAAGAATCAACAATTTTATAGGTATGATTTAGAAGAGGATGATATTTTCCGTGTTTTGGAAAAGGTAAACCCAGATTTTATTATTTCTGCATTACGGGGAAATTTTGGTGCCCAAATTCAAGCGCATCAACATTTGATGGAATATCTTTTAAATCACGAATCCAAACTATATTTTATTTCTTCTGCCAATGTTTTTGACGCGTACAGTAAATTTCCTTCTTACGAGTCTGACAAAACGCTTTCTGAAAGTGTCTATGGACGACTTAAGATTAAGATAGAGAATATGATGATGCGGTTACCCAAAGAGAAAACCGCCATTTTAAGAGTGCCCATGGTTTTTGGAAATACATCGCCCAGAGTCAAGGAAATTAGAACATACTTGGAAAGTAATGAGCCAATAGAGGTGTTTCCAAATCTCATTATAAATGTGACCAATGATGACAAGCTTACCCAACAAATCCATTATTTGATCAATAGGGACAAAAGCGGTATTTTTCATTTAGGTAGTATTGATTTAATTCAGCATGAAGAATTCATCAAAGAAATCATTAAACGTATTGGTAATTTTCATCCCTTGCTTAAAAGGGTGTTTACCACCAACGAAGATCGTTACTTAGCGGCATTGCCCAAGGATAACAAACTTCCAAAAAACCTTAGAATTCATTATCAAGATATCATTGACCATCACGTTACCGTTGATTAA
- the thrC gene encoding threonine synthase, which produces MKFYSLNNSNVQASFKEAVIAGIAPDKGLYFPEEIRPLSTEFFENIDSYSNHEIAFKAIHQFVSADIPDQVLKEIIENVLDFNFPVVEIEENVATLELFHGPTMAFKDVGARFMANCLGYFSKGENNEVTVLVATSGDTGGAVANGFLGVKGVNVVILYPSGKVSDIQEKQLTTLGQNIVAMEVNGTFDDCQRMVKNAFLDTKITDQRKLTSANSINIARWLPQLFYFLFAYKQAKQEGKEIIFSVPSGNFGNICAGIVAQELGMPVKHFIASTNANTVVPNFMKNGVYEPMPSIATISNAMDVGDPSNFIRIRHLYQDDFSTIKKNLSSYSFSDDATKSTMKEIYSKSGYVTDPHGAVGYLGLKEYQKSNPDVYGIFLETAHPVKFLDVVEDTLGLSPEIPPQIQKVMGKEKKSIKINSYEGLKSYLMDS; this is translated from the coding sequence ATGAAGTTTTACAGTTTAAATAATTCCAACGTTCAAGCTTCCTTTAAGGAGGCGGTCATTGCGGGTATTGCTCCAGATAAAGGATTGTATTTTCCAGAAGAAATTAGACCGTTATCTACTGAGTTTTTTGAAAACATAGACTCCTACTCCAATCACGAAATAGCCTTTAAAGCAATACATCAATTTGTAAGCGCTGACATTCCTGACCAAGTTCTAAAGGAAATCATTGAGAACGTACTGGATTTTAATTTCCCAGTGGTGGAGATTGAGGAAAATGTAGCCACACTTGAGCTTTTTCATGGTCCCACCATGGCATTTAAAGATGTAGGGGCACGGTTTATGGCCAATTGTCTAGGTTACTTTTCAAAGGGTGAGAATAATGAGGTTACAGTGCTTGTGGCAACATCTGGTGATACCGGTGGTGCTGTAGCTAATGGTTTTTTGGGCGTCAAAGGCGTTAATGTAGTCATTCTTTATCCTAGTGGAAAAGTAAGTGACATACAAGAAAAACAATTAACCACTTTAGGTCAGAATATCGTGGCCATGGAAGTGAACGGCACTTTTGATGACTGTCAACGGATGGTAAAAAACGCTTTTCTGGATACTAAAATTACGGATCAAAGGAAATTGACTTCTGCAAACAGTATTAATATAGCTAGATGGTTACCGCAATTGTTCTATTTTTTGTTTGCCTATAAACAAGCAAAACAAGAAGGCAAAGAAATTATATTTTCTGTACCCTCAGGTAATTTTGGAAACATTTGCGCAGGAATAGTAGCCCAAGAATTAGGTATGCCGGTAAAACATTTTATAGCATCGACCAATGCCAATACCGTGGTTCCAAATTTCATGAAGAATGGTGTTTATGAGCCTATGCCTTCTATAGCAACCATTTCTAACGCTATGGATGTTGGCGATCCCAGCAATTTTATTAGAATAAGACATTTGTATCAAGATGATTTTTCTACGATTAAAAAAAATCTTTCATCTTACTCTTTCTCGGATGATGCTACCAAGTCAACAATGAAAGAGATTTATTCAAAATCTGGTTATGTAACGGATCCTCACGGAGCGGTGGGTTATCTTGGTCTTAAGGAGTATCAGAAATCAAATCCAGATGTCTATGGCATCTTTTTGGAGACCGCACATCCCGTTAAGTTTTTAGACGTTGTTGAGGACACGCTCGGTCTTTCTCCAGAAATACCTCCCCAAATTCAAAAAGTAATGGGTAAGGAAAAAAAATCAATCAAAATCAATTCTTATGAAGGGCTAAAATCCTATTTAATGGATAGTTAG
- a CDS encoding DUF3822 family protein has translation MIEKRNNSIEDSTSNNNTFKKLSIQVGLNGLSFCVLDTISNEILVFEKVLFKTSSTPYLILKELKAALDQHNIVDSDFSEVMVIHKNGLFGLVPKTLFNKEELPNYLKFNAKIMANDHIVFDEIMNHDMVNVYIPFTNVNNYIFDLFGEFEFKHSGTILIGTLLTQSTATRDPICYVQVSEKEMEVVIISEKKLLFYNHFEYKTKEDFLYYLLFSLEQLQLNLENTQLKLFGLVEEGDAIYELCYRYIKHVSVFAPNNSAYPMEQLEDQAIDFTVLSSL, from the coding sequence ATGATAGAAAAAAGAAACAATAGTATAGAAGATTCAACATCTAACAATAATACTTTCAAAAAATTGTCCATTCAGGTTGGCCTGAATGGACTTTCTTTTTGTGTGCTGGATACTATATCCAATGAAATACTAGTTTTCGAAAAAGTACTTTTCAAAACTTCGTCTACCCCTTATCTAATACTCAAAGAGCTCAAAGCAGCATTAGATCAACACAATATTGTTGACAGTGATTTTTCAGAAGTCATGGTCATACATAAAAATGGTTTATTCGGTTTAGTGCCCAAAACACTTTTCAATAAAGAGGAATTGCCCAACTATTTAAAGTTTAACGCCAAAATCATGGCGAATGATCATATTGTTTTTGATGAGATAATGAATCATGATATGGTCAATGTTTATATTCCTTTTACCAATGTAAACAATTACATTTTTGATCTTTTTGGAGAATTTGAATTTAAGCACAGTGGTACCATCTTAATAGGAACACTTTTAACCCAAAGTACTGCTACTAGAGACCCTATTTGCTACGTACAAGTTTCTGAAAAGGAAATGGAAGTCGTAATTATCTCTGAAAAAAAACTTCTTTTTTACAATCATTTCGAATATAAAACCAAAGAGGATTTTCTCTACTACCTACTGTTTAGTTTGGAACAATTACAATTAAACTTAGAAAATACACAACTTAAGCTTTTTGGACTTGTTGAAGAAGGTGATGCTATCTATGAACTGTGTTATCGTTATATAAAACATGTTTCCGTTTTTGCACCAAACAATTCTGCATACCCAATGGAACAGTTAGAAGATCAGGCTATAGATTTTACAGTATTAAGCTCTCTATAA
- a CDS encoding ATP-dependent RecD-like DNA helicase — translation MNDATPSGFLTILIEKFPHTPTIKQGLAMEKLSSFVLNGKKEEVFLLTGFAGTGKTTIVGTIVSSLWKVKMSSVLMAPTGRAAKVMSVYSGNKAFTIHKKIYFPKKQTGGGIQFVLAPNKHRNTLFIVDEASMIPDTPADSKLFENGSLLDDLMFYVYSGHNCKLLLIGDTAQLPPVKLDLSPALEEQRLSLNYNKEVECLELDEVMRQTSDSGILYNATNLREQLQSHFFDDFKFEVNTFKDVVRLIDGTEIQEAIDTSYVQNGKEETAIIVRSNKRANLYNKNIRERILFLDNELAVGDYMMVVKNNYFWLKPNSEAGFIANGDIIEVLELFSIKELYGFSFAEVKVKMVDYPNQRPFETVLLLNTINAETPSLSYEEGNRLYQEVLKDYAHEKSKYKKFLGVKNNKFFNALQVKFSYAITCHKSQGGQWDNVFVEQPYLPNGVDKDYLRWLYTAVTRAKQKLFLIGFKDDFFLD, via the coding sequence ATGAATGACGCTACACCTTCTGGATTTTTAACCATTCTAATTGAAAAATTTCCTCATACACCTACCATTAAGCAGGGCTTGGCGATGGAAAAGCTTTCCAGTTTTGTTTTAAATGGAAAAAAAGAGGAAGTTTTTCTTTTGACAGGATTTGCGGGAACAGGCAAAACTACAATAGTGGGAACCATAGTAAGTAGTCTTTGGAAAGTGAAAATGAGTTCTGTCTTAATGGCCCCAACAGGTCGTGCAGCAAAAGTTATGTCGGTTTATTCAGGCAACAAGGCTTTTACTATACATAAAAAAATATATTTTCCTAAAAAGCAGACAGGAGGTGGTATCCAATTTGTCTTAGCGCCCAATAAGCATAGAAATACTCTTTTTATTGTGGATGAGGCCTCTATGATTCCAGATACACCAGCAGATTCTAAACTTTTTGAAAATGGATCTCTACTTGATGACCTTATGTTTTATGTGTATTCTGGTCATAATTGTAAACTATTGTTGATTGGTGACACAGCGCAATTACCACCGGTAAAATTGGATTTAAGTCCTGCATTGGAAGAACAAAGGCTTTCTTTAAACTATAACAAGGAAGTAGAGTGTTTAGAGTTGGACGAGGTAATGAGACAGACCAGCGACTCTGGTATCCTATACAACGCTACCAACCTTAGGGAACAATTACAATCTCATTTTTTTGATGATTTCAAATTTGAAGTAAATACGTTCAAAGATGTTGTACGGTTAATTGATGGCACCGAAATACAGGAAGCCATTGATACCTCATATGTTCAAAATGGAAAAGAAGAGACCGCAATAATAGTTCGCTCAAATAAGCGTGCAAACCTCTATAACAAAAATATAAGGGAACGGATTCTATTTTTGGACAATGAATTGGCAGTGGGAGATTATATGATGGTAGTTAAGAACAATTATTTTTGGTTGAAACCAAACTCAGAAGCTGGATTCATTGCAAATGGTGATATCATTGAAGTGTTGGAGTTGTTCTCTATAAAGGAGCTGTATGGTTTTTCGTTTGCAGAGGTAAAAGTGAAAATGGTGGATTACCCAAACCAAAGACCGTTTGAAACGGTACTGTTGCTTAATACTATAAATGCTGAAACGCCTTCACTTTCCTATGAAGAAGGCAATAGATTATATCAAGAAGTCCTGAAGGACTATGCCCATGAAAAATCGAAATACAAAAAGTTTCTTGGTGTAAAGAACAACAAGTTCTTCAATGCTCTACAAGTAAAATTCTCATATGCCATAACATGTCATAAATCACAAGGAGGACAATGGGACAACGTTTTTGTAGAACAACCATATTTGCCCAATGGAGTGGATAAGGATTATTTAAGATGGTTGTATACTGCCGTTACCAGAGCTAAACAAAAACTATTTTTAATAGGATTCAAAGATGATTTTTTTCTTGACTAG
- a CDS encoding YebC/PmpR family DNA-binding transcriptional regulator, translating into MGRAFEFRKARKMKRWSAMSKAFTRIGKDIVMAVKEGGPDPDSNSKLRAVIQNAKSVNMPKDNVERAIKRASDKSLGDYKEVLFEGYAPHGIAILVETATDNNTRTVANIRSYFNKCNGSLGTSGSVEFMFDHTCNFRIPAEGIDAEELELEMIDFGAEEVFVDEDGILIYAPFESFGSIQKELESREIEILSSGFERIPQVTKQLSEEQALEVEKLLEKIEEDDDVQNVYHTMQE; encoded by the coding sequence ATGGGAAGAGCATTTGAATTTAGAAAAGCGCGAAAAATGAAACGTTGGTCCGCTATGTCCAAAGCCTTTACACGCATAGGCAAGGATATTGTAATGGCGGTAAAAGAAGGAGGTCCAGACCCTGACTCCAACTCCAAACTGCGAGCTGTAATTCAAAATGCTAAGTCCGTCAACATGCCCAAGGACAATGTGGAGCGAGCGATTAAAAGAGCTAGCGACAAAAGTCTGGGCGACTATAAAGAAGTTTTGTTCGAGGGTTATGCACCTCATGGCATTGCTATCCTAGTGGAGACTGCGACAGACAACAATACAAGAACAGTAGCTAACATTAGAAGTTATTTCAATAAATGTAATGGCAGCCTTGGAACATCGGGTTCTGTAGAATTTATGTTTGACCACACATGTAATTTCCGTATTCCTGCGGAGGGAATAGATGCAGAAGAGCTTGAACTGGAAATGATTGACTTTGGGGCAGAGGAAGTTTTTGTGGATGAGGATGGCATATTGATTTATGCTCCTTTTGAAAGTTTTGGGTCCATCCAGAAAGAATTGGAATCAAGAGAGATTGAGATTTTGTCATCCGGTTTTGAACGCATTCCCCAAGTGACCAAGCAACTCAGTGAAGAACAGGCTCTGGAAGTAGAGAAACTTCTTGAAAAAATTGAAGAAGATGACGATGTCCAGAATGTCTACCATACCATGCAAGAGTAA
- the kdsB gene encoding 3-deoxy-manno-octulosonate cytidylyltransferase, giving the protein MIPARYQASRFPAKLMQDLGGKPVIVRTYEAAVQTGLFDEVYVVTDSDIIFETISGIGGQVLMSKTKHESGSDRIAEAVENMDVDIVINVQGDEPFIDGESLTKIIEVFKMDVDEEIDLASLMTPITDWNEISNPNTVKVIVDNQDFALYFSRSPIPYPRDEKVEAIYYKHKGIYAFRKRALLDFQRLPMLLLEAKEKIEAIRFLEYGKKIKMVETHVTGIEIDTPEDLERAKKAWK; this is encoded by the coding sequence ATGATACCCGCCAGGTACCAAGCCTCAAGATTTCCTGCAAAACTTATGCAGGATTTAGGTGGAAAACCGGTCATTGTAAGAACTTATGAAGCGGCAGTGCAAACAGGCCTATTTGATGAGGTCTATGTAGTAACAGATAGTGATATCATCTTTGAAACCATTTCTGGAATAGGTGGGCAAGTGCTCATGAGTAAAACTAAGCATGAAAGTGGTAGCGATAGAATTGCAGAGGCTGTGGAGAATATGGACGTTGATATCGTTATTAATGTTCAAGGAGATGAACCTTTTATTGATGGAGAGAGCCTGACAAAGATTATCGAGGTATTTAAAATGGATGTTGATGAAGAAATAGATTTAGCTTCTTTAATGACTCCAATTACAGATTGGAATGAAATTTCTAACCCAAACACGGTAAAAGTAATAGTGGACAACCAAGATTTTGCGCTATATTTTTCACGCTCGCCAATTCCTTACCCCAGAGATGAGAAGGTTGAGGCAATATATTATAAACACAAAGGAATTTACGCCTTCAGAAAAAGAGCTTTATTGGATTTTCAACGATTACCTATGTTACTGTTAGAAGCTAAGGAGAAAATAGAGGCAATACGATTTTTGGAATATGGAAAAAAAATAAAAATGGTGGAAACACATGTTACTGGCATAGAAATTGACACTCCAGAAGACTTAGAACGGGCTAAAAAAGCATGGAAATAG
- a CDS encoding 4a-hydroxytetrahydrobiopterin dehydratase, with the protein MEKLSAAQIEEFLKNLNGWAYDDGMIWKSFKFQDFKDTFSVMTRIAFECEKQNHHPNWENVYNNLTIKLNTHDVGGITLNDFNLAKSIEKIVNNK; encoded by the coding sequence ATGGAAAAGTTAAGTGCCGCTCAAATTGAAGAATTTCTAAAAAATCTAAATGGATGGGCATATGATGACGGTATGATTTGGAAATCATTCAAATTTCAAGATTTTAAAGACACCTTTTCCGTAATGACAAGGATTGCCTTTGAATGTGAAAAACAAAATCATCATCCCAATTGGGAAAATGTCTATAACAACCTTACTATCAAACTAAATACGCATGATGTGGGCGGCATTACCCTAAATGATTTCAATCTTGCAAAAAGCATAGAAAAAATTGTCAACAATAAATAG
- a CDS encoding glutaminase, translated as MQDFQPIIDHIVNEAKRQTDKGELANYIPELSNIDSNKFGICILDTNGTEYNAGDSHEQFSIQSISKVLSLSMAFSIMGENLWERVGVEPSGDPFNHLSLLEMENGIPRNPLINAGAIVISDILISNLKNPKSDFLKYVQGIANDSSISYDEKVAASEKRTGFRNYAAAYLIKSFGNLKNDVDTVLDFYFHSCSIKMSCEQLVKVFYIFMNRGNCLQNNNYLKIPQVKRINAIMLSCGFYDEAGEFAFEVGLPGKSGVGGGIVALLPNKFCVATWSPGLNKKGNSKLGMLALEKLTTDTGLSIF; from the coding sequence ATGCAAGATTTTCAGCCCATAATAGACCATATTGTCAATGAAGCCAAAAGGCAAACGGACAAGGGCGAATTAGCAAACTATATCCCAGAACTTTCCAATATTGATTCCAATAAATTTGGCATCTGTATATTGGATACCAATGGCACTGAATATAATGCCGGGGATTCCCATGAACAGTTTTCAATACAGAGTATTTCAAAAGTGCTATCCTTATCTATGGCTTTTTCTATAATGGGGGAAAATTTATGGGAGCGAGTTGGTGTGGAACCATCTGGAGACCCATTCAACCATCTATCATTGTTAGAAATGGAGAATGGTATTCCAAGAAATCCATTAATCAATGCCGGAGCCATAGTTATAAGTGATATTCTAATTTCAAATCTAAAAAATCCAAAGTCAGATTTTTTAAAATATGTCCAAGGTATCGCCAACGATTCTTCTATTTCCTATGATGAAAAAGTTGCAGCGTCTGAAAAAAGAACTGGTTTTAGAAACTATGCAGCGGCATACTTGATAAAATCTTTCGGAAACTTGAAGAATGATGTTGATACGGTATTGGATTTTTATTTCCATTCCTGTTCCATTAAAATGTCATGTGAGCAATTGGTGAAAGTCTTCTATATTTTCATGAACCGTGGCAACTGCCTTCAAAATAACAATTATCTAAAAATACCACAGGTAAAACGCATTAATGCCATAATGCTTAGTTGTGGTTTTTATGATGAGGCTGGTGAATTTGCCTTTGAAGTTGGTTTACCTGGAAAAAGTGGTGTAGGTGGCGGCATTGTTGCACTATTGCCCAATAAGTTTTGTGTGGCTACTTGGTCGCCCGGATTAAATAAAAAAGGAAATTCCAAACTAGGTATGCTGGCTTTGGAAAAACTAACAACCGATACTGGTTTGTCAATATTCTAA
- a CDS encoding 1-acyl-sn-glycerol-3-phosphate acyltransferase, with translation MHKLSKFLYFKILRWKLIGKFPNVDKCVVIVVPHTHWMDFFLGLIVRKVLNEEINYIGKKSLFKPPFGWFFRWTGGAPIDRSTSSNTVESIVGIFRERKVFRFALAPEGTRKKVSELKTGFYHIAVMAQVPIVAVAFDFGKKQVKISEAIYPTGEMKEDFKIFHSFYKGVLGKVPEYSF, from the coding sequence ATGCACAAGCTTTCCAAGTTTTTATATTTTAAAATTTTAAGATGGAAGCTCATTGGTAAATTTCCCAATGTGGATAAATGTGTAGTAATTGTGGTTCCTCATACACATTGGATGGATTTCTTTTTAGGCCTAATAGTCCGCAAAGTTCTTAATGAAGAAATCAATTACATTGGAAAGAAAAGTCTTTTTAAACCTCCATTTGGATGGTTTTTTAGATGGACGGGAGGAGCGCCCATAGATCGCTCAACAAGTTCCAATACTGTTGAAAGCATTGTAGGAATCTTTAGAGAAAGAAAGGTTTTTAGGTTTGCTTTGGCACCAGAAGGGACCCGAAAAAAAGTTTCTGAACTAAAAACTGGTTTTTATCATATTGCGGTAATGGCTCAAGTACCTATTGTTGCTGTTGCTTTTGACTTTGGAAAAAAACAGGTCAAAATATCAGAAGCTATTTACCCAACCGGTGAAATGAAAGAGGACTTTAAAATATTCCACAGCTTCTATAAAGGCGTTTTGGGAAAAGTGCCGGAATATAGTTTCTAG